The segment TCCACCTGTCCGACGATCGGTTTCTCGCAGGCGTTGCAGCATCCCTTCTGGGGTGTTTGTACTCCTTGGCGGCTCATGTCTGCTCGAAGAGAGCCAAGCATGTGTTCCAGCGAAGCGGCCTCCGGTTGCGGGCTGCGGTAATGTTCCTCCCAGGCTTTCCTCTCTCTGTACACGTGGGTCCCTTGTTCGCCTGGACCTGCACCGCCGCTTACCTGAACCAGATATATCGATTACTCTCACGAAACATTGCCCAAAGATAATGTTCCGaatgtatgaatataataaaatatatataagtgttatGTCAAGTCGTAATGATCATCGTCTGACGTACAGATGCTATCCGATCGCTGGGAGCGTTGCGAGTGAATGCCGTGCTAGTGAATTCTCTGTGTACTCTAATATTAATCTCACGGCCCCACTACACCTGTGACGTAATACAGAACTATCTTTAGGCGCCAGATATTCAACGTGCAGGAGTGAGACGGCGGCTGGTCTTGGGAGCGAACCGTTCGCACCACTGGAAATAGACGTGCTCTAAGAAAGTCGACCTGTTAATATACTGTAGTGCAGTGTGCCGAAGTGGCCATGACAGCTGCGGACCTATATTAGAACATATTCTGACTCACGTTGTTTAGATTTTGACATTTATGATCAAACAAACCTCGCCAGTCTGTTTAGTTCCACATCTACGTATCATACAGAACCGGGTGACTCCCTTTGTTTGATGTGATGAAGTGCTCCGTTTTATTGGAGGTCCTCTGACATTTTGGCAACCGCATATGCCATTAAACGCTCAAATATTGAGATAATTCAGAGATACTATTACAACGTAGCAACCGAGACACatttaatgaataactttgttataactaatattattatattttaagccgAGGACTTGTTGCTAGGGATGACGGATCGCTTTCAGTGTTACCATCCAAGGAGTTTGATCTATAGTTTGACAAATCGATAAAACATACGTTGTTGACTACATCTCGAACGCGGGATGATTGACCTTGATTCGTATATTTTCCCTTACATCCATTTATTTACTGTTATGCAAATGTATTGAAAGTTCATAGTACTCACCTTAAAGTCTGAGAGGGATGCCATCAAGTCGTCCAGCTCCTTAGTAGCGCTGGAGGCGTGATGGTGTCTCACGGTGGTGGCctgtggtggtggtggtggctGGGCTGGTTCGACCACCGTCTCTTGAACGGTCACCGTCACCTGTTTGGTGCCAGGTCGCGGGAGAGTACCGGATGGGATCGGAGATACAGACGAACGGCTGAGAAGACAGGATGAGCCAGTTTTGAGGACACTGCATGACTTGTTCCATCGATAGTTTAAGGATTGAATGACCGCACAGATTTCGAGACATCAAGACTTGATCAGTTGACCACACTACATGCAAGACACATCAAACTCACCATGTTGGACATAACCAAATCAtagttaattgaattattcttCCATAGATCAAATTAAATAGTCTCATACCATGAGCTAAACGACGTTGGCAATGTAGTTTGGCATTACTTCCTTACTTTTTGCCATTATGACGTCACGGAtgtttattaacaaacaatgaaatataacaataataaatagtaatatgttttaatgattataactATTCTGATTTATTTGACCAGCTGTTTAGGACCATTAGGGACAAAGTGGCTAACGAATGCGTATTAGAAATAGGAGTGTTTGCCAACAATTATCACATTATGTGAGACTAGTAATAATTCAAGGATTCCTGGAATTGTATAAATGGACGACATTTTAAGGGGAAaaggatgtttttttttttgggaaaaGCGACATAATAAGTCTCATAGAAGGTATATTTATagggaaatatttttgtttatagggTAACGTTGCGAGAGATTTTTTTGTAGCATTTCGCCCTAcagcaattttattacaacgaATATTGAACTTTGATCTGATTTGGagaaatcttaatttaatatcgcAACCGTGGCCaagtacacacacacatatatatatatactataacatTATGTAATTAGTCGATTTCCGTAGTATTTTGCAAGAACTTTGTGTTGTTACTAAACCTATGTACGTGTGTATCTGTAACGTATACAGTTCGGTTTTCCTAGTGATTATCAGAAACCGGTGTGACGTATGATCTATTTAGAGACGttacgaaaatataatttccacACGGCCCActagacaaaataaaatcttttccaAAATCAATGAACAGACCGACGTAGATCGTAACCAGATATACATGCACTGAACAGtataaataagtatgtatataaaaatagaaactgtgattaaatttaacaactaacataactttttcattgatttcagagatttttaatcatatatactCTGCCtttttttaccaaataaaacaacattcgACCTACAAAGTTATTTGCAACATCAAAGttgaatttgatatatatgtgCCAAAGACAATTCTAGTCTCGAATCCAGTCTGGTGATAGTACACACATatcgtatgtatgtatgtgctTGACctcattttatatcaaaaatatatacatttgcaAAGAAACTAGCtagaaaatcattataatgatTTGGCGACCGTCAGACAGGAGACATTAAATTCTGTCCAGACATACGCGTTGTATGCtgctttgtataaatatttacatggaGATTACTTACAATATAGTGATGTTTATTAAGATGAGAAtagattatttacataatgcaATATGAGAAAATGTTTCGACGTATTTAAAAtctgtttgaaaatttaatcaagTTTTTGAATAACGAACGATTTTATCTCCCTACTTCAGGGGTtcagaaacatattttgtatgctgcccattttgaaatatatatttttttaacgccCCCACATTTTCATTAACTTCCAAAAACACTATAACATGCGCTAGCTAAATCAAATTACAAATCCCACCCCATGCCTCTACCCAACGTCCCTATTGTTTTTCTGGGCCTCTTACCGACCCCTCAATTAGTTgataattgttaattaaaattaattattaattttataccaataaaGTGAATAAACTTAAGGTTTTAGAGGATTGAAAATTAAGTTacggaaattaaatttagtcaAACTCACCCATTAGTTACGTCGGTGCTGAGCTGGTCCAGTAAGGAGTCCACAGTGGGCCTGGACGAGGGGCTCGTGGCACCATTGGTGCGAGAGTAGCCATCTTCAGGTcaaaagaaatacaagaaTATAATCTGACTCCGACATAAATTAGCGTAATTTTCTAATTTCTTACACTGTCttttttcatcaaatataaagaaatgatAAGGcagatatcatttaatatattattattaatattaacaattctattattttacagattttcattttgttagataagttttttttatgctaaggCTTCAtccgcactggaatcgtgaaATATTCTGCCAAcgtcaaagtttttatttgttggacggATTATATTTTTGGGTACTGTGTGGAGGAAACACGAATTATTACATCGTATCTATTTTTCTAATGTGTCATTTTGTACCTgtcattaaactttaataaccgTCAATTATTGCcagtgaataaaattataagtcaaACGTGTTAACTTACATCCAAAGAATGTGTGAACTATGACATATGTCAAAGAGgtcaaattaaaagaaattacggTCCTGCCGACCACTGTATTAAGTATATAGAGCGTTGGATTGAAGGCCGAAGAGAAttacatgttatttaaaatctataattttaatttatatatatatatatttttataactaaaactcTAAATACAGCCAGACGGTtggacatatttttagttacCATATAGAGACTTTTTCGATTACTTTTGTTTTCGtcgtttatatgttatttatctataaagcttagaattaaaattcaatgtgtatttttttcatttgaattaaaataataaaaaaaaattgatataatataaactagttATATATTAGCAAGATCGTCTTCAGTTAACGCTACAGTTATAGAAATGGCGTCAAAATTAGAATCGAAAGTGGGGCCGAAAACAATGGAAAATACATCGGCTTGATGAGAAGGGGGAAGGGGGGAGGAAACGAGTCAATGCCAAGCTGTAAAAGATATACGTCAGTTTGTATACTGGACATTAACTAGCGACTTGACCCAGCTTCGTAGgagaataaacaatatatgcatatatacttctttatatatatacagtctATCTGTATATAAAGGAGAAAAGTGAATCTGTATGCGTCTGGTAAGAGATAACAAAATTCAACACTAACTTTTATGCcttatcattttttttgtcaaatatttaacGAATGGTAGGgagaagaaattatataaactaactctgacgaataaaacaataactatcagtgattaaataataaaagaaaataaattctcaTCCACGTctcgcctgcccgtgatcagggttgctgcaaagtaaccgaaacgtcgcgtcgggagtatgtagttaaaataatctaaatccCATGggaaatccgaaaatattagttttatttgaataaaagaaaactgtattttttagaAAACTTTTACGTTCGATATACTTGATGTCGGTTTTCCTTAGAATTAGGGTTCCGATGATGACACGATCgtcgattttaattttaaacggaACCTATTTATGACTTAGTTTATcagatataaaatctattaaaagctaagaatatttttgtgtcctatacatatattttatttgacagtaATTTTATAGTACCATACTTTATATGTGCTTTAAATAATCCTACTGAAGGAAAAAATAGAGAGTCTATATGTGAGGATGTTTGTTACACTTTCAGACAAAAACTACGGATTCCATTTTGGTAAAACTTTCCAATAATATAGATCATTTGTCAGGATAAcatataagattaaatttaacaccCCGAATCTTTAGTTACGTCAGAAAACTTCATAAAAGATGTATTTGCATACTCTTTATTCGCACATTACTCGTTTCTCTCTGTACAAAATTAAGTGCACAAACATAAAGTAGCATAGGCATAGGCtaggtataatttaaatgtaggtTATTGTATGATAAACTTGAAACGCTTCGTACGTAGTGTCTATGCAAACTTGGACTAAGCGTACTCATGTTAGGGTATTTAGCCCTGGAATAGCTACACACCAGTGTAAATATGGGAACATACGACGCAAATAGCTATGGACATTACATCATTATTGAAACACAgtcaataaatatagatcgaaCAGACTCGTTGGCTGCCAATGAAAGTTTACGTCATTTCCTttaaacgtatataaaaaaaatatctgttccTTTTTTGAATTAAGCTATGAACGGAACCTGTAATAACAGTATGAAAAGTAAGTCCTTAGTGTGAGTacactgtttttatttgtaaacaattcaagtatgttacgtacgcgctacaaattataaagaaaatgaacatcgccggggcaatatcgttgtatggataagatatcatataacgagtgacgtcactgactccgcggaacgaacaccaagccgtgtgaaccagaagattcctgataccaaataagctatggaatggtattgctatcctaacatcggggcaatcatgtagtcttaggtataggttataagttataatatgtaatttttatatataattagtataatattacattatcgTAATGCAAGTAAAGACAGATGCTAATAACtagtgtttgaaataaatcatacTATTGTAATCGCATAGTGCCAGAAACTGGCAGGGTTATTAATTgtgaaacatatatacatagtgtTGCCagaatcaattattaattattcaatgttgctatatttaattattaaaatttaattttaataccgcTACATACCGTTACATTGATGGCGACGGATTTAGTTAATGAAAATACTAATACTAACTGACTTAGTCAATCACAAAGGGGATCTCAGCGGTGAGTAGAAGCTTTGATCTTGTGAATGGATTGCTTATATCATGTCTGAACGAGATAACGTCATAGACAGTGTATCTTCGGATGTTTTGTgtagtaataaaagttttatagaattaatagtctatgatcatatttaaatttagaaaaaaaaatgttctagtGACTTCTTCTCACATATTTACGAATacgcatatatattttgtacaaattgaTAGGAGACACGTTTGACAatacgcacacacacacacacacgtacacacagacacacacacacatatatatttatgagagtAAACAATTAATCTATTTATGACAAATTAAGGCAATAAGAACAATAGATAGTTATGTCGCTTACCGTTTCTCTCAGTTTGCAGCGTGTTGTATGACTTGTCCATATAGTTGCCGTATCTGGCGTTGCTCAGGTCGTCCAAAAGAGTGTCGAGTTCAGACAGGTTGCGACCGGTCCGGCCATAGCCTGGCTGGGGCTGGCTGTGGCTATGGCTTTGACTGTGGCTTtgactgtgactgtggctgTTGGCTTGTGGTGTGTACGCCGGGGAGTTGGTGAAATTCGTAAACTTTTTCTCGTGAACTGATGTTGTGTTCTGGTAGGTCGGCTGTAAACAATAGTCTTTCATTACTTTtatgctatatttatttaatctctACAAAAATAGccaattatatagaaaaaaaatattttcatcaccTTTATAGCGGGAGTAGAATAATTGGCATTTGAAAACAAACATGATGATAGTTAATATAGTATCTAACGTTACCGGACTGCCTACACTATTTATATCAACTTTATACTGCaaggcaataaaaaaaatatcaattttattcacaCATTCGAAACACATAACACCTAAAAGGATATCTCGTATAAGATCGcctaataatgatatatgttatttaatatccaTACTAAAActctatatacattttttttccttacaaTGTAAACTATAAACAACGCCATCTAGTTGCTATCTAGTCTAGTAGTGATCTTTATTCTCCCAAGCTGGCATCTTGCCAACTATCAAAAGTACAAAACTCAATTGAAACTAACGTTCTTATAGCAGAATCGAGATGgcgcttttaataataaattcttaatttagcTTAAcgccaaataaaatttaatagtgtctataatttatattataatatattatatagtaataaataaatttaaaggcaTATAACAGGCCATATACAATCCCGATCGTGatgtttttgtatgaaaatcctgaattattttttatatgattacgACTATATAGCCTGCGAGTAACACAATTCACTTCGACTTCTTCTCGAGATATATCAATTCAGGTTTTTTAAGACAGCCAGTTTGTTCTCTCTATAGGCTTTCTAgagacttaaaaaaatctactatAGGAGTTATTTGAATGACCTTGAATATATGTTTGCTAAtcttattaagtaatatagaGATAATTTGTGCttgttttatctttaaaaaccaTCCCCATCACGGATAGGAAAGGACCTTCGAACTGTCTATGTCACTCGTATCATATATCATATACGAgagttatgatttatatagaGCGAATAGTCTTATACCTCCGAATAGCAAGGCACCAACATTGTCACGAGGGACGACTGATAAAGCAATCTCCCTTTTCTCAGAACCAAGTTCGATTCATCTCGCGCCTATTCTGAGAATTTTTGCATAagactttgtttttaaacatcacAAATAGTTGCGGAATAATTcaacagaaataatttttattgttagtgACTATCTGTATTaggattgtatttttaattgtatattaaaataactagttTATGCCCGCGACTTGGTCCAGGTTGCCTGCGGATTTAGGCTTAGAGAAATGTATTTTGGTAAGAcgataaacataataaacgaCTGGTAgccatgtttatatataaatattacatagacACGTCACTCCATACACAATACACCTGATATATCTTCATTCTGcggtatttatatataatttcgttttaaattataccatACGTCTTATTCTGACGTCTGaactatatttctttaaagtttGATCAAATTTGTTCGATTAGATTCTGTGTGAAAGAGCCGCAGATATCCACACGTCCTAACAAGCCCttgcatatttaatattagcaggataaaatctttataataagtttagcAAAATCATTTTAGCTtagtttgtctaatataatgCATACAAGGGTAAGttcttaaacattttcttagGTCAAGGACTCTGAAACAATTCTGATTTTACCTTTTAACTTAACGGAGAAGAACGTGGTAAGTGACattaaaggaaatatatatatttttttataatatggccttcatccgtgcaaagacgtgcacagtatattctgccagtgtcatgTAAAATGGAGGAGACGCGATCCAGGATTGAGAAAATCTTGATACTGGAACAATACTCTCTTAATAGACCTTTCAAAGCAACAAAACAGGTCACTAAGAAAATATCAGTACAGATTATGAAATTTGCTTTACGATTAATCGTAAGTATAATACAAttcaatcaattttatatctaatccCGATATTTTAGAgttcaaaataaatgattctGTACACAAGGGCAGTGTCCCTGTTGGGCTTGGTGACTAAGCTGAGGCCGAATGCTCATCACCATTACTAAtatcgaaagatttaattcATTCTACAAATTATACTCGCCATTTTGATAgaaaaatcacattattttttgactataaataatataatttgaggTAACAAAGACCTAAGAATGTTTTCACTTTAAttgattcaattaaaatttgtagatAATTTGTAACAAGACTTTAATTTGTAAGAATAAGTTTGAACCCcctcaattttttaaaaagattttttttctgattacACGCAGACATAAAAGTCTCCTACTTCAACGTGAACATAAACCTGACGAGTATATTGATACGTAAAATTTTTCTcacagattaaatttttataataaacatataatatttttttgaattggagttataaattattaggtTTCAACAATATGTAAGGAACCATAAACAATTTACAGACCTTCCAAAATTGAAACGATCCTAAACACTGGTTCATATACcacctttttataatatatttactatgtaGTTACATCATGGTGTCGTACTAAATTGAATCTCCTTAAGATAAAAGTTATCTTTGGACGCTTTTTAATACTTCCGATGCTGGCACAAGATCCCTTTGTAGGTACAGAGATAATCTCTCACTGATAACACTGAACCAGCGAAAGATTACCTATTCCCTTACACTGAACATACGAGACAGACTTTCTGTCAGTCTGTAGCTCAAGGTGTTatgtaaaaaactaatataatagattttttttaaatctctgaATTACCTTCTTTTTTGTATTCCAAGGAAAATGTTTACTATATACaagttatataacattaatctaCAGGGTGTTTCGTTGTACGTCATATTCCAAtacaaatatctaaatataatcacattaattgttaataacgtgactttttaatttaattaaaattaatcgatTTAAGATGAATTTTGTGCAACAGATCTGTTCAATACGATCGAGTTTGTTTATTGGCTCATTAcgaaaggttttatatatagccTACGTAGATTTAATTCTAGACTGAATTCTTTTATATGCAAACATAGTTACattcaattaaaagttttaatgttgtCTTtgatttactaaaataatcaGTAATAGAATTTCTGTCAGAGTCGAAAGTGCTCCATATAAGACTATATAGGTTATTTTGATACTTACGGAAGCGGGTTTAGCGTAATCCGAGCTGATGTTCCTCGAACCGTTGATGGAGCCATAACCAGTGGAAGTTGGGGAGCTGAGGCTGCCGGGGGAACTGCCTCGACCCAACGGGGAGCCGGTTCGTCCTGGGGACACTGTCCTACCTCCAGGGGAAGTTGTCCTCCCCGGACTACTGACGCGTCCAGGGTTTATAGAGTTCTGGAGATCAGCCAGCAGAGCATctgcaatttaaaataacatataaaacctcaaaaaaattaaacgaatattttcgtattactacgcgttattttattatttttaaaaaaactacatacacccGACGTCTCGGTAACtctgcagcaaccgtgatcacgggcagtgAGATGGGAATATAAAACCTCATTTCAAGTTAACCAAGTTCGTACAGttatgcaaaatttttatatatattaaagcgCCTCCAACCCGTCCCACatgaaagatatttaaataatctaagtAACAGATAAGTATGAGAAGTAATTTCAATACTCTCGTCGCATACTGATCTCGTACATTCGTGAATTCTTTTAtctatattactatttttataacaatgaagTTTGTTTGTTGTGAGTGTTCCGTATCATAATTGGTGTGCTTCATTACATCGCTGATGTCACTCcagttaaaacaaaattcctAATTGGTTCCAATGAAGAACACATTTGAAGATAAATTATTGCGAACAATTTTATACATCATATaagtatgtgtatatatattgtttgcgttaaacgtaaattattttaaatttgcatataaaaatcattctcGTCCTTGACATCCCGTTTACCAGAAACTGGTTTGATTTCGGCCGAGTTCATTGACACGATTTTAATTTCggatgtaaatataaaaaatcatgcATTTGGTCTGTGCTATAAAATGAATCAATTGCTGTCTATTCAAGAGACCAACAAAGACTCTCAGTTCGGGAGAACACTTCAATTTAACGACTAACACTTAATGCAGTTAAAGGGTTCACTGTGAGACGTGAAATTGTGAAGTCAcgagataataaaaatgtatgtaccaAGTCCCTCTACCGCTTCGAACACGTCCGCGTAATCCGTCTGAGGTTTGGAATCAGCACtggttttcaaaattttaccaTAAACATCATCGTTCACAGAGTAATGCGCATTCGACATTATATTTCCTTTGCAAACCTCCTTGCTTGCACACACCACACTGGCTGTAAAGTTCACGAAATCCGAGAAAACTTGaagacaaagaaaaaaaaatttatcctTTGCCCTCAGACGGACGAGGCGCGGGCGACTCTGTTATGGACTAATACTGTACTGATTCACCTCAGGCGCAGACCGTATAGCCGCTCGCGTACCTACTAAAGCATTATTCacgtaaatatttcaaatgccATTGATACGTCaggcgaaaaaaaaaactttcacatCACCTAGcatttcttttgttaaatttaaagggTAACTTACGCTTAGttacaagttatttattttctttcagatgtatttgttttatatcacGACATCATGTTTTGgaactaaaagaaaaaaggtAAAATTACATGTCTTTTTGACAGTTTAATAGAATTTGAAGCGCTTTCGTCGCTTTAAGATGCGATCGTGAATGGAGGTGCTGACGCTGCTTCGATAATGAGGAGGCGTCATGCGGTGACGCGTGCTCCGCGGAATTTATCTCGTTCTTTTAAGTTTACACGAATAAGTATGGtagtaaagattttttttattcagacaAGCATATACGAGACGtagttaatatgtttaatgtgatagtattatgaaatttcaataatttaattacgtataagaaatttaagtattttgcGATATATGAaagaagtgaaataaaaagggTAACGTATTGACCAAGACttttaaggaaattaataagtatttagaTATTACTAAGGAAATAGTGAGAACCAGATAATTCTATCACTTTGGCTCTCAAATGTTTTCTGGAACAGTGCAAATCAAGGTATaacgttacaaaaaatatgtaattaatgttattataaataaatattactaacgtattttaatctttataaaaggCTTAGTGTAAAAggccaaaataaaaaataacttaaacgtATATGCCATCGTTGATAAAAGCAGAACAAGTTTCGTCTCCTGAGGACATAGGGTCATATCTTCACGGACAAACActgtaatacaatattattttttttatcaataaaaaaaaataccagtaGGCGTTTGttgtactgtatttttttctctcgTGTCGAATGAAATCTCAAAGATAACGATATTTATAGGTGAGgagatgttattaaaattttgtctttACAAATCTTTTGTAGAATGTATAGTTTATTCTGAGATATCGCGAAAAAAGTGCCTTTTTCCAAGATGGCGTTTGGGGGGACAAAGGCGGTTATGCACAAAATTGGAGTTGACCTTCTTTTGACCCCCTACACAtgtcctaaaaataaaatctgcatcccaaattataataataataaaaataaaaagattattctTCGTTCAGCCCGATAAATTGGattgcaattatttttgtagcaaaaaaatatttttatctaaatcaTGATAAAGCtgttcgttttataatttacctttataaCCAAATGTTTAGACATAACCGAATCCGACGAAAAAgcataataattcaaataaacgtaaatccatattgtaataattatagagAATtccgttttattaaatgtagaaCGCCTTTCAAATTGCTTAAGGCAAAATACCAACTTAgagatatgtttttaaaatcgtGTAGGCGTTTAAGGAAACTCGTTTCGAattgaacaaatataaatataattctatatatggCATGTTATGAACGATTACGAGAAATTATAGATTTGGTAAAATTATGATTGCAatgtaatatgtacatatatacaatctttattatatgtacctatataaaAACTCATTTCGAAatgcaacataaaaaaaattatgtgatctgttctatgtataaatatcaatactgAAATAggtttaacttatttttaagaattaactATTGTTAGAACTGAATAATTGCAATGCCGCCACGGAAGGTTATCTTACAACGACACTCTCGTAGACTTATCTCTTATATGCAATtgtctaatattattaataaatgatatttataatgagacaTCTTCTGCGTACTCTACTGAGTTTTGTCGGGAGT is part of the Danaus plexippus chromosome 9 unlocalized genomic scaffold, MEX_DaPlex mxdp_26, whole genome shotgun sequence genome and harbors:
- the LOC116767749 gene encoding leupaxin isoform X2 — its product is MSNAHYSVNDDVYGKILKTSADSKPQTDYADVFEAVEGLDALLADLQNSINPGRVSSPGRTTSPGGRTVSPGRTGSPLGRGSSPGSLSSPTSTGYGSINGSRNISSDYAKPASPTYQNTTSVHEKKFTNFTNSPAYTPQANSHSHSQSHSQSHSHSQPQPGYGRTGRNLSELDTLLDDLSNARYGNYMDKSYNTLQTERNDGYSRTNGATSPSSRPTVDSLLDQLSTDVTNGRSSVSPIPSGTLPRPGTKQVTVTVQETVVEPAQPPPPPQATTVRHHHASSATKELDDLMASLSDFKVSGGAGPGEQGTHVYRERKAWEEHYRSPQPEAASLEHMLGSLRADMSRQGVQTPQKGCCNACEKPIVGQVITALGRTWHPEHFTCAHCNQELGTRNFFERDGHPYCEPDYHNLFSPRCAYCNGPILDKCVTALEKTWHTEHFFCAQCGQQFGEEGFHERDGKPYCRADYFDMFAPKCGGCNKPIMENYISALNTQWHPDCFVCKECREPFHGGSFFEHEGQPYCETHYHGKRGSLCAGCHKPIAGRCITAMFRKFHPEHFVCAFCLRQLNKGTFKEQNDKPYCHACFDKLFG